A portion of the Hoylesella buccalis ATCC 35310 genome contains these proteins:
- a CDS encoding outer membrane beta-barrel protein, translating into MMTLRPFLTFVLLFLFNLTANSIILDIVVGDTISPTLRSDSLLKKTIELDEVLVIGERKLITMRKDTTFINTNCLRVRQGANLEDLIQEIPGMEYDRNNKTLSFKGKILNGVNINGEKFMGNDIIAALENLPADAVELLKLYDMLSALEKMTGVDDGADNFVLDIKTKSSYNGSLTGSLTAEHGSQDRRKDEMQGNLFNANGENATLTIRSDNLSNTSVGKDNFQNILAGNIVKKFGKKITFNANLSLNTFHNESTSDDFYEQYLTSGTNYQKSTLFFLGKSHNHSAIISFQYNINEKTLLNVMFNGTLGNSDNLTDNTTSLYEQNSTRADTLTSGMLRSGAKGNNRKYYFSSDFTRRIGKGGASITFETSLSGSSDRTENSSLSKTRFHHLLNALGNDSVLLRNLCQQMPSRRNEALMSLRYTQPIGKQLRLQVSYGLRNEKSMNTSDTYDDAMQHLHIDSLSYESALSTLGQQIRLQMDYKGSRWKINGGINVEWQQRHISRRHTLQAVDSTVRAVEYKPMFNVKWNGRSLDMELRYSGSSQLPSIQELLTIDDKRNPLYHGLGNPNLNPSFRQQLSFSLDHQKSGLTLTGNWRNTFNDLANEVSYEENTGARTYRTVNVGGNYSVSGMLQWQKQIKRLVLSGSTGGSFQNHVYFLNEQTQGNSSKCKTHIYGNSISIRGSYQPKWGSIDLHGSLQTSRSHNLLTDIRVNTFDYDFGVSGTIDIPHDVQIWGDANGRLHRGTYAVTDDDQWLLNIGASWRFLKKKQATLSFKWNDILNRRTPLMRSVTEYGYHESYRPQIRSYVLLSLRYRFSISKRKSEGNHHK; encoded by the coding sequence ATGATGACTCTAAGGCCTTTTTTGACATTTGTCCTTCTGTTTCTGTTTAATCTCACAGCTAATTCCATCATATTGGATATTGTTGTGGGTGATACCATATCCCCCACACTCAGGTCGGATTCTTTACTCAAAAAAACGATAGAACTTGATGAAGTTCTGGTTATCGGCGAGCGCAAACTGATTACAATGCGGAAGGATACGACCTTTATCAATACCAATTGTCTGCGGGTGAGACAGGGAGCTAATCTGGAAGACCTGATACAGGAAATTCCGGGTATGGAGTATGACAGGAACAACAAAACTTTGTCGTTCAAGGGAAAAATTCTCAATGGGGTAAATATCAACGGAGAAAAGTTCATGGGCAACGACATCATCGCTGCTTTGGAAAACCTGCCTGCCGATGCCGTGGAGTTGCTGAAGCTATACGACATGCTCAGTGCTCTAGAGAAAATGACGGGTGTGGACGACGGGGCTGACAACTTCGTGCTGGATATCAAGACGAAATCTTCCTATAATGGCAGCCTGACGGGTTCTCTTACGGCAGAGCATGGCAGCCAAGACAGGCGTAAGGATGAGATGCAGGGTAATCTGTTCAATGCGAATGGCGAAAACGCGACGCTGACAATCCGTTCAGACAACCTGAGCAACACGAGCGTGGGAAAAGATAATTTTCAGAATATACTGGCGGGAAACATCGTGAAGAAATTCGGTAAAAAAATTACGTTTAATGCTAACCTCTCGCTCAACACCTTCCATAATGAAAGCACGAGCGACGACTTCTATGAGCAATACCTTACATCTGGAACAAATTATCAAAAATCCACGTTATTCTTCCTTGGTAAAAGTCATAACCATTCGGCAATTATAAGCTTTCAGTACAACATCAACGAAAAGACACTGTTGAATGTCATGTTCAACGGAACCCTCGGGAATTCGGACAACCTGACTGACAACACGACCTCTCTTTATGAGCAAAACAGCACGAGGGCAGACACGTTGACCTCGGGAATGCTGAGAAGCGGTGCTAAGGGAAACAACAGGAAATATTACTTTTCTTCCGACTTCACCCGACGCATCGGTAAGGGTGGAGCCTCCATCACTTTTGAGACATCACTCAGCGGCAGTTCAGACAGAACGGAGAACAGCAGCCTTTCAAAGACCAGATTCCATCATCTGCTCAATGCGTTAGGTAATGACTCCGTTCTCCTTCGCAACCTCTGCCAGCAGATGCCTTCACGACGAAACGAAGCCCTGATGTCTCTGCGCTACACACAGCCCATTGGCAAACAGCTGAGATTGCAGGTCAGTTATGGGTTGCGAAACGAGAAGAGCATGAACACAAGCGATACTTATGACGATGCCATGCAGCATCTACATATCGACAGCCTTAGCTATGAAAGCGCACTATCTACATTGGGACAGCAGATCAGGCTGCAAATGGACTATAAGGGCAGTCGATGGAAAATCAACGGAGGCATTAATGTGGAGTGGCAGCAGCGCCACATCAGCCGCCGGCACACACTGCAAGCCGTGGACTCCACCGTCAGAGCCGTTGAATACAAGCCTATGTTCAATGTGAAATGGAACGGACGAAGCCTGGATATGGAACTGCGTTACAGCGGCAGCAGTCAGCTGCCCTCCATTCAGGAACTATTGACGATTGACGACAAGCGTAATCCGCTTTACCATGGACTGGGAAATCCTAACCTTAATCCATCATTTCGTCAGCAGCTGTCTTTTAGTTTGGATCATCAAAAATCCGGATTGACCCTGACGGGCAACTGGAGGAACACATTCAATGATCTTGCGAACGAGGTGTCGTATGAAGAAAATACGGGCGCACGGACCTACAGGACGGTAAACGTTGGAGGAAACTATTCCGTTTCCGGAATGCTGCAATGGCAAAAGCAGATAAAGCGTCTCGTGCTGTCGGGCAGTACAGGAGGTTCTTTTCAGAACCACGTCTATTTCCTGAACGAACAAACGCAAGGCAACTCCTCGAAATGTAAGACGCACATATACGGAAACTCTATCTCCATTAGAGGCAGTTATCAGCCTAAATGGGGAAGTATAGACCTGCATGGCAGTTTGCAGACGAGTCGTTCACATAACCTTCTGACAGACATTCGTGTCAACACTTTTGATTACGATTTTGGTGTCAGTGGCACAATCGACATTCCCCATGATGTGCAGATTTGGGGCGACGCAAACGGTCGCCTGCATCGCGGAACCTATGCGGTGACTGATGACGACCAGTGGCTGCTGAACATCGGAGCATCGTGGCGTTTCCTCAAAAAGAAACAGGCAACCCTCTCGTTCAAGTGGAACGACATTCTGAACAGGCGCACCCCCCTTATGCGCTCTGTTACGGAATACGGTTATCACGAGAGCTATCGTCCACAAATCAGAAGCTATGTCCTTCTCTCTTTGAGATACCGTTTTAGCATAAGTAAGCGTAAATCAGAGGGAAATCACCACAAATAG
- a CDS encoding transposase family protein, with the protein MKTEQLLRCIFPEILADYFDVIDIQESISRIDFWLDERNFMEEADRKAGKVSCYGFTAERVVHDFPLRGKPVYLHVRRRKWHDSSTGEIFSYSYDDLTAEGSKLSPEFVSFLKE; encoded by the coding sequence ATGAAGACCGAGCAATTGTTGCGTTGTATCTTTCCAGAGATACTTGCAGATTATTTTGATGTGATAGATATCCAAGAGAGCATTTCCCGGATAGACTTCTGGTTGGATGAGCGTAACTTTATGGAAGAGGCAGACCGCAAGGCCGGCAAAGTAAGCTGTTACGGCTTTACCGCCGAACGGGTTGTCCATGACTTTCCCCTTCGTGGCAAGCCCGTTTACCTTCATGTCCGCCGTCGAAAATGGCATGACAGTTCCACGGGTGAGATATTCAGTTATTCTTACGATGACTTGACGGCTGAGGGCAGCAAACTATCCCCTGAGTTCGTTTCTTTTTTAAAAGAATAG
- a CDS encoding DUF4099 domain-containing protein yields MESNNNDNYVLVLEDRAEVKNENEAGKLSVVSGIDDKGKLQTTEAKNVHQVAFLKFNNKDGLLKNFMTNFLKQFNEPSRFGLYKVVANNVEQGVASLHTMLQNREKPENKQQLADSQVRFDDFLPKQKNATAIDESKIDWKQLDNLGLTRERLEQSGELAKMLNWQKSNLVTIAIPMGDTTIYTDARLAFRTDGEGNIGLAVHPLRKEPQLDFPYMGHKFSNEEKEQLLATGNLGKTIEITPKKGEPFAAYVSIDPQTNELIALRADRVAIPKEIKGVTLSDAQYKDLVEGKAVKVEGMTAKSGKSFDATLQVNAEKKGIEFIFNNKQGLKERQQHSQQQGAPHKLCGLELSDKQREALDSGRTLYLKNMVDKEGQPFNAYVKMDKEQNRPRFYKWNPDKKQETGKEKVVAVAEEHKTQVAVNNQGKTNEATKNVNEPLKSGQTQPTAAQKQKQDEKKQQRRGPKM; encoded by the coding sequence ATGGAATCGAACAACAATGACAATTATGTGCTGGTATTAGAAGACCGCGCGGAAGTGAAGAACGAGAATGAAGCTGGGAAACTCTCAGTGGTCTCTGGGATTGACGACAAAGGCAAGCTCCAAACAACGGAAGCCAAAAACGTGCATCAGGTAGCCTTTTTGAAGTTCAACAACAAGGATGGCTTGTTGAAGAACTTCATGACCAATTTCCTCAAACAGTTCAACGAGCCGTCCCGTTTCGGACTCTACAAAGTAGTAGCTAACAACGTAGAACAAGGTGTGGCATCGCTCCACACCATGCTTCAGAACCGTGAGAAGCCAGAGAACAAGCAGCAGTTGGCAGATAGTCAAGTGCGCTTTGACGACTTCCTACCCAAACAGAAGAATGCCACTGCGATTGACGAGTCAAAGATAGATTGGAAGCAGCTCGACAACCTCGGACTTACCCGTGAGCGATTGGAACAGAGTGGAGAGTTGGCAAAAATGCTCAACTGGCAGAAGAGTAACCTTGTTACCATTGCCATACCTATGGGTGATACCACCATCTACACCGATGCCCGTTTGGCATTTCGTACCGATGGCGAGGGTAATATCGGCTTGGCAGTTCACCCGCTTCGCAAAGAGCCACAGCTCGACTTCCCCTATATGGGACACAAGTTCTCTAATGAAGAGAAAGAACAACTCCTTGCAACGGGTAATCTTGGAAAGACCATCGAGATAACGCCCAAAAAGGGCGAACCTTTTGCCGCATACGTCTCCATTGACCCTCAGACCAACGAACTCATTGCCCTTCGTGCCGACCGTGTGGCTATTCCAAAGGAAATCAAAGGCGTTACGCTTTCCGATGCGCAGTACAAAGACCTTGTAGAGGGCAAAGCCGTGAAAGTGGAAGGAATGACCGCTAAGAGTGGTAAGTCCTTTGATGCTACCCTGCAAGTCAATGCCGAGAAGAAAGGCATCGAGTTTATCTTCAACAACAAGCAAGGCTTGAAGGAGCGACAGCAGCACAGCCAACAACAAGGCGCACCACATAAGCTCTGCGGTTTGGAACTCTCCGACAAGCAGCGTGAAGCCTTGGACAGCGGTCGCACACTTTATCTGAAGAACATGGTGGACAAGGAAGGGCAACCTTTTAATGCCTACGTCAAGATGGACAAGGAACAGAACCGCCCGCGTTTCTACAAGTGGAATCCAGACAAGAAGCAGGAGACCGGCAAGGAAAAGGTGGTAGCCGTAGCCGAAGAACACAAGACACAGGTTGCAGTGAACAACCAAGGCAAGACCAACGAAGCCACCAAGAACGTGAACGAGCCGTTAAAGTCCGGGCAGACACAGCCCACTGCCGCCCAAAAGCAGAAACAGGACGAGAAGAAACAGCAGCGCCGTGGACCCAAGATGTAA
- a CDS encoding type IA DNA topoisomerase: MITCIIAEKPSVARDIARIVGANTRQDGFLEGSGYVVTWAMGHLITLAMPEAYGFAAYKAEDLPIRPNPFQLIVRQVRKDKDYTSDPAALKQLKAIRGCFDKADRIIVATDAGREGELIFRYIYNHLNCHKPFDRLWISSLTDKAIREGLAHLKAGTAYDNLYHSAKARSEADWLVGINASRALSIARKGGYSLGRVQTPTLAMVCRRYIENRDFSSVPYWKLSVATEKEGISLKAVSSGAFESEADAQSALSLLREQSRLQVISVARKVTHTSPPLLFDLTTLQKEANKKHGFSADKTLSIAQSLYEKKITTYPRTGSRYISEDVFEEVPALLRKIRETLPTPFNRHSVDSDKVTDHHAIIPTGETPSGLSADETTIHQMVVRRFIEAFSPDSEEERMQVELSDGTNTFIWKACRSISLGWKAVQQGTGTNDEKGKEDEEQTLSVLPNLTENEVLPLLSSEITEHKTKPKPLYTEATLLSAMENAGKEVSDAESKRAMAECGIGTPATRANIIETLILRDYIRREKKTVVPTEKGLAVYEIVKDKRIANAEMTGSWELTLAAIEAGQMPPEKFAQGINSYVETICEELLALAPPMQKSYPTYRCPKCGNESVGIYAKIAKCRHEGCDFHIFREICGTFLSEDNIRDLITTGRTPILKGLTSKAGKKFNARLVLGEDYTTSFEFEGKKGKARGR; the protein is encoded by the coding sequence ATGATTACTTGTATTATTGCCGAGAAACCCTCGGTAGCCAGAGATATAGCCCGTATAGTAGGAGCTAATACCAGACAAGACGGATTTTTGGAAGGTAGCGGTTATGTGGTAACATGGGCGATGGGACATCTCATCACCCTTGCCATGCCCGAAGCCTACGGTTTTGCAGCCTATAAAGCCGAAGATCTGCCCATCCGTCCCAATCCTTTCCAGCTTATCGTGCGACAAGTTCGTAAGGATAAGGACTACACGTCAGACCCCGCAGCACTCAAACAGCTCAAAGCTATCCGAGGTTGTTTCGACAAGGCTGACCGCATCATCGTAGCCACCGATGCTGGGCGTGAAGGTGAACTCATCTTCCGCTATATCTACAACCATTTGAACTGCCACAAACCTTTTGACAGACTTTGGATTTCCTCCCTCACGGATAAAGCCATCCGTGAAGGACTTGCCCATCTCAAGGCAGGAACTGCGTATGACAATCTCTATCACTCCGCCAAGGCAAGAAGTGAAGCCGATTGGCTTGTGGGCATCAATGCCAGCCGTGCCCTGTCCATCGCACGCAAAGGCGGTTACTCTTTGGGACGAGTACAGACCCCTACACTCGCAATGGTCTGCCGTCGGTATATAGAAAATCGTGATTTTTCTTCCGTTCCATATTGGAAACTCTCCGTAGCAACAGAGAAAGAGGGCATATCGCTGAAAGCCGTGAGCAGTGGTGCATTCGAGAGTGAAGCCGATGCACAGTCCGCTCTCTCTTTGCTTCGCGAACAGAGCAGGCTTCAGGTAATATCGGTCGCAAGAAAGGTAACGCATACGTCGCCACCCCTCTTGTTCGACCTTACCACTCTACAAAAGGAAGCCAACAAAAAGCATGGCTTTTCAGCAGATAAAACCCTCTCAATAGCTCAGAGCCTCTATGAGAAGAAAATCACGACCTATCCCCGCACCGGCAGTCGATATATCAGTGAAGACGTTTTCGAGGAAGTACCCGCCTTGCTGCGCAAGATAAGAGAAACACTTCCGACTCCGTTTAACCGCCATTCGGTGGACAGCGACAAGGTAACCGACCACCACGCCATCATCCCTACGGGTGAAACTCCATCGGGACTATCGGCAGATGAAACGACCATCCACCAAATGGTAGTCCGCCGTTTCATCGAAGCCTTTTCTCCCGATTCAGAGGAGGAGCGTATGCAGGTGGAATTGTCCGACGGTACAAACACCTTCATTTGGAAGGCATGTCGAAGCATTTCTTTGGGCTGGAAAGCCGTACAGCAAGGTACTGGCACGAACGATGAAAAAGGTAAGGAGGATGAAGAACAGACTTTATCCGTATTGCCCAATCTAACAGAAAACGAGGTGTTACCGCTGCTTTCTTCAGAAATTACCGAGCACAAGACCAAGCCGAAACCGCTCTATACTGAAGCGACTTTGCTTTCTGCTATGGAAAACGCAGGGAAAGAGGTATCAGATGCAGAAAGTAAAAGAGCAATGGCAGAGTGCGGCATCGGTACACCTGCCACCCGCGCCAACATCATCGAGACATTGATTCTGCGAGACTATATCCGAAGAGAAAAGAAGACGGTAGTCCCGACAGAGAAAGGCTTGGCAGTCTATGAGATTGTCAAGGACAAACGAATTGCCAATGCAGAGATGACAGGTTCGTGGGAACTGACCCTTGCTGCCATTGAGGCAGGACAGATGCCCCCCGAGAAGTTCGCGCAAGGCATCAACTCCTACGTGGAGACGATTTGCGAGGAACTCCTTGCCCTTGCTCCACCGATGCAGAAGTCCTATCCCACCTACCGCTGTCCCAAATGCGGCAACGAAAGCGTGGGCATCTATGCCAAGATTGCCAAATGCAGGCACGAGGGCTGCGACTTCCACATCTTCCGTGAAATCTGCGGCACGTTCCTTTCCGAAGACAATATCCGTGATTTGATAACCACCGGGCGAACGCCCATCCTCAAAGGCTTGACGAGCAAGGCAGGCAAGAAGTTCAACGCACGTCTTGTTCTGGGCGAAGACTATACCACCTCCTTTGAGTTTGAGGGAAAGAAAGGCAAAGCACGAGGGAGATAA